A section of the Parasteatoda tepidariorum isolate YZ-2023 chromosome 6, CAS_Ptep_4.0, whole genome shotgun sequence genome encodes:
- the LOC107457177 gene encoding putative peptidyl-tRNA hydrolase PTRHD1: MASACSQLVQYVVVRGDLLKECKWPVGALIAQACHATTAVLHTYYDDVHTQAYFKDLDRMHKVILEAPDETSLWKLSSELETQDICHKIWIEQPENFPTCVACKPYPKDQIQKYFKQFKLFK; the protein is encoded by the exons atggCTTCGGCTTGTAGCCAACTCGTCCAATATGTTGTAGTTCGTGgcgatttattaaaagaatgtaaatgGCCTGTAGGAGCTTTAATTGCGCAAGCTTGTCATGCGACAACTGCTGTACTTCATACTTATTACGATGATGTTCATACACAAGCATACTTTAAAGATCTAGATCGTATGCATAAAGTCATTCTAGAG GCACCTGATGAAACTAGCCTATGGAAACTTTCAAGTGAATTAGAAACACAAGACATATGTCACAAGATATGGATTGAACAACCTGAGAACTTTCCCACCTGTGTTGCATGCAAGCCTTATCCAAAGGaccaaatacaaaaatattttaaacagtttaaactatttaaataa